The sequence below is a genomic window from Lodderomyces elongisporus chromosome 2, complete sequence.
GGTAAAATCATCATTGAAGTCGTCATCAtaatcaccatcaccatcgccatcattatcattaacATTATCATTAACATTATCATTACCATCATCTGCTGCAAAAAGTGCACGAAATTCGTCTCCCAGATTATATCGTCCATTATACTCATTGTTATGCTCGTAATTCAGCATCTCGCTATCAATCACACTAATATCTCTCTCGACACGACCAGTATTGCTACTGGTCAAGTTGCGTGGTATTGGTATATACTTTGATGTTTTGCGAAGAATATGATTAAACAAAGGGTTCGCATCAATCAGGAAATGGCTTCCCATTATGGCATCGCCATCAATATTAATATACGATAGCACCGGCCGTTTCAATTTGAATGCTTTTGAATCGTCAATGTATGATTTCAAGCCCACCAAATCCAAATGCGACGCATCCCAAGAGATAAATTTGATGTTTCTCAATGGTTTCCAGCCTTGTTTCACCAACTTCTGAAAGTTCCGCATTATTTCGAGCATTATCGCGTGTCCTGAAAGAGGGTTCTCGGAAGTGAGTGAGTCTCGTCTAGCGCCTATGATAATATCGGCATCATTGATAATACCTTTCAAGGTACCTACTACGATGCCAAGTTTCTGCGGTGTACTTCCTTGTTCGTTTGTGCTAGCATCGGTTtcttcaccatcaccaaTATAGTAACTTTGCTTTtgcatttccatttccatttgcAACTGTAGATTATGCTCTGGATCAAACTCTGGGAAGAATTCCCAATCTGCAAACTCAATGTTTGGTTTTGCTTTTCCCCTTGTTAAGATTGGTTGAACAAGTGCTTTGCTAATTGGAATGGTAGGTATTTTAATAATTCGACTACTTGCACCCCTTGATATCGCATAGTCAATTTTGTTGGTACTCGAGTCTATAAACTCAGATCTTGAAAAATCTGTATATGTCAAAACACCAACAGCGCCATAATATTCAGCTAGTGCAAATTTTTCTTCAGTTGTGATGTTAGACGACCCACCAATCACATTTTGAAATATGAaaatttttcctttgaGTGTAATACTTTGATTCAAAAGTCTTACATAGTCTTTTAAAGAGCCATGGTTGACATAAACATACGGTGCAGATACATTTCCAGCCGCTCCCCATGCATAAAAAGCAGGCGTCTTGAAACCTGGCTCCAAGATATCACATCGATAAAGCACCAGATTATGTGAGTCTTTCAAAGTCACCGAGGCTGCTTTGGGGTTGGGAACATTAATATCATAAAAGTGTTGCTCTGTGTGGAACCCAAATTTCTTGAAACTGGACTCCACATATGAAAGCAACTCTGGGTTGTTATAATGTATCATATTGTACTTGGCCTTACTGTTAATCTCGGTAAAGTTTTGAAGCCAGTGATCCAAGTGCTCTTCATTTGAAACATGTTCGTGAATTTTACCAATGCCAGTCATACGTAGGAAGTTGCGCTTCACATCGGATTTGGTAAGGTGTATGCCATACCATCTTCTATAGTCTCTGGCCAACGAAGTTCTAGGAAGAAACGTGAGGTTAAGAATAATCAATGCCGATATACCCAAACAGCAAATGAGTATAAAGCTAGGTCTTTTGGCTAATTTTACTATCCGGCTCAAattatcatcttcatcttcgttTTCGCCATTTTCATGGTTGCCAGGGAGCAATCGCCTTTGTGCATTCGGTATTAAAAGACGTGTTTCGTCATACCGTGTCTCGTCATACTGTGTTTCATCTAAAGCGTCTGtgttttcttgttcatATTCGGGAAATACTTTGGGAACCAAGTCGTTGTCGTGGTTATCACCATTGttaccaccatcatcattttgACTTTGCTGCGCAGTGGTATTTGACTTTACCGCACGTGCACTCAGGTTGGACTGTTGCTCGCCTCTCTCATTTGTAGATCCATAGGTTGTCAATGGCGTGGTATTTAAAGTAAATATAGGATTATCTATCTCATCTTTACGTATTGTTGTGCTTGTAGGAAGAGTAGTCCCTTGATTAGAACTTGCTGCTGAATCGGGCATTTTGGAAATTACTAACAGCTCAAACAAAATTTCTATTATGCCTCAAAAATCTGGGGTAGATTTCAAGAGTCGAAATGAAGATAGGAATATATGTTGCTTTtatttgcttgtttgtttgtttgttttttttttttttggcttttatCACTGAGGAAACGCAATGAAATATTGTTACACTGTCATATGAATATTTAAATCTAAACCTGTGATCTTTGATGTTTTTTGACAAATAATTTAATTTACTgttgtttaattttctgcttttgttttgtttaaaaTTCGCTTTGCTttactttgctttgctttactttgctttgctttacTTTGCTATGTTATATAAGCCAATGCTATGAATGTAGATGCTGTTGCATTCCTCTTCTGTTTCCAGAAGCTGCGTGCAAATGTGCCTCATTTCCGAACTTTCGTTATATTTAGAACCGCAACTCCCAGAATAAGCGCCGATTAAAAAATGTAAATGGTAGAGTCAAAATAGTGAGAACGGgtacaaaataaaatacgAAATAGTTGAGGGGGGGAAGGGGGGGAAGAGGCCCGCAGGGATTCGCGGTAGGAAGAAGTAgacgaagaaaaagaaggtaaaacaaattgaaggagcaaaaaaaaaaataagagaaGGATTACAAGAAGTGAATACAAAGAGGGTTATGTGCTTTGAGGAGAGGGTTAGGGTCGGAATCAAAATCGAAATCAGAAAATAgggaaatgaaaacaagCAAAATGGACAAAGATCAAAATATTGTATCTCCTTTAATTTATATACACAACTAATAGTGTTTGGTGAAAAGCCCATAATAAGCTGAAAGGGCCCCCCCATGACCTCGTGGTTCACTGCGGAACTTATGTGTTTAAAGTCATTTtatgattttgttttgcctTTCGTGGTAGCGAATTGGTTGAAAATTTAGCAATACACTAGCTTTTAGACTGAAAGCAGTTGAGCTCGTTACTGGTTTGCTTGTTGGTGTGCTTGGAATCAATCGTTGATATTCCCATAAACCGGTTTCGTACCTATCTTTCTAGTTTGTCCAACCATTTTTACCATTTTTACCATTTTTTCCATATTTaccattttattttccttatttttcattttcatttatttttttattattttttgcaCATGTCGATTTTCTATTCTGTTCAGAAAGAATGGAAATATACAAATTTTCACAATCAGTAGTGAAGGAAAAGGGTTGGAAATAATATACAGCAAACTGTTTCCATCATGTTACATTGATAccatgtgtgtgtgtgtggggggggggggggaaacattgttgttttgcacTAATTTGTCAGTTTCGACTCTTCTTCAACCAATGCTTGCACGGTGTCAAAGTCAAACATATTGACACCAGATTGCAAGACTTTTGCCAATGTAGCTAGTGATTTACCATTGAAATCTGGTTTTTGTCGTAATTCATCCAAATCGTTACCAAACTCTTTAGTCATAAGCttcaaaaactttgaattcaattcttgttttgtagAGTCAATGGATCTAGAGGTTTCTGCCACATTGGGTAATGTTTTGAGTGCTGATGCGGTATTTGTGTTAGTTACTCGTGATACGCTAGTTGTTGTGAATGGGATGGCGtccaattgttttttttgttctatgGATAAGTTGTCAGGAACTTTTgagttttctttcttgtctTCCTCTACATCAGAGTTTATATCAATGTCCATATCATGATCTAATGATTGTGATGCGACTGCTTCTGTATTATCTTTGTCTTGTATCTTTTCTTCGTCTGAATCATTATCCGATGAGCTTGATGACGAAGACTCggaagatgatgaaaagtCCTCggttcttctcttcttccgCCTCCTTCCTACTAGTTTCCTGTTAACTGTTTTGGCTGGCTTGTCTTGAATTGGCATGGTGATGGAAGACGGATGGATGAGTAGAAGAGGatatttgcaaaagaaacaaaaaaaggaaagaaaaacaagtgTGGTAATTGTGTACTTTGTACATTCGTATGCTTCTCACAATCTGCTTATAATGAGATGCgcattaattttttttggcccTCTGTCACATAGCAACGTTACTCTTCGTAAGTGTGCGACTGCTGTGCACTAGAATTCGCTACCTTGCGAGCTAGTACCAGCGAATAGATTTATTGCAGAAGGAGTGCATTCCGATAAAGTGTTACTATGTCAGAATACACTATGATTATAGTAAAGCTCTTAAGTGTAAGGTGTAAGTTATCTCATACAAGTCGTAAGTGAAGACATTCGGGGGAGTCGTCACTCTTCCCGAATATTCACGGAATTGCGTTATAGTTGTTATGACCGTAAAATGTGTATTTTATCGATGTTTCTATATATTTGACTCAAGTCTAAGATGCGACTTTAGTCAGGTATTTATATTCTACTATTTACACTCAAGATGAGTGGAGTACCAGAAACTCCTAATTTTGAGTCTGGCACGCATTTCCACTTTGTGGAAATATGGGCACAATGCGCCTATCTTAGGTCGCAATGTGACAATTCTCCCCCCTCTACGAGGACTAGAAATTGGTTTTAAAATATATGTGGGAGTTTTCTCCTGACGTTCAGTCCCCCCCTTGAGCAAATTGGTCATAAATATTTGGTGTCTGCTCTTAAGCAGGGGCGTTAGGAAGGAACTTACACATTACGTTTCCGAAGGTGAAATGGTTTAATCATCTCTCGGGTGTATCTGCGCAGTATCCTGATGCCACTTAAACTCTGTAAGTAATAAGTACGGCTCAGGATTTTCCGGATTTTGTATGGACCTGCCCAACGTTGGCCAAGCTTGTTTGGGTGAGTGAAGTCGCCATCAGTGACCAATACAAGGTCACCGGATTGAAGTTTGGTCAGTGTGTCGTAGCGATTGTCGAACACTTCTTTGTGATGTTCTCGAGTACGGCGTTGGGTGTCAAGGGCAGATGTGATTTGGTGTTGTCGGTGGTAGAGTTGTTGGAAACGGAAGAGGAATAGTTCGCCTTCGGAATAGGTTCTGATGTCTGGGCTGTGGCGGATTAAATTTGCGAGTGGACTATGGCCTTCGAAACCATAGACTAAATACTGTGGTGTAAAACCTGTTCGCTTCCTGGCGGTGGTTCTATCAACCCATAAAGCGGTAACTAATGCTTGTTCTAGGTTAACTTTCTCCGGGAGCAGTCGCATGAAGCGGATGATGCTCTTGTGTGATGCTTCAATCATACCGTTTCCTTGTGGGTGATATGGTACCGTGTATTTAGCTTCAATTCCATGGGTGAGAAGTAGTTGCTTTAAATCTTTGTTAGCAAATTCTGGGCCATTATCCGTCTTTAGTGTCTGGAAGGTTCCAAACCTTGCTATGAAAGCCTCGTAAATAAATTCGGCGACAGCTTCTGCAGTGAGCCTAGGCAAAACCTTTGCTTCGGCCTATGCCAGGAACTCATCTCTCGCGACAACGATTACCGAGCCACCAATCTTTACACAGTCGCATACAATCGTGTGGAATAAACCTGCGGGTAAATTGAAATACAAGGGGTCACGTTGGTTTGTCGCTGGCCCTTGTTTTTGGCAATGAATGCATGTCGTAATGTAATCTTTTAGTCTGCGATACAAATTTGGTATGAAAGCGTAACAATTCAACAAGTTAAAACATGCCTCTATACTTAAATGTCCGCGCTTGTCGTGGgcaacaaagaaaacactGCGTACTGCGTCTGAGCCAATAAGTACTCTTCGAGAGTAGGACCCTTCCTTACCACGTTTGAATAGTATGCCATTTTGTAAGTAGAACTCCAAAGCTCGGTAGGTGAACCGTTTATGGACTTTAGGGTTGGCATATATTGCAGGGACGGATAAGGTTTTGAGGTAGGATACGATATGGTCCAAATGGAATCCCTTGTAACTTGAGTTCGGTTCGTTGGTGATATTAGTAGCATTGACAGAGACCGTGAACGTCGGGTCAAGACTTTGTCGGAACAAGTTACGCACCTCTTCAACAGCAAAGTTCTCAGCTTGCGAGGAAGCCAGATAGCACCTACTAAGTGCATCTGCTATGACATTTTTCTTGCCATCAATGTGAACAATGTTGTAATTGAATGACCTTATAAAGTTTAACCATTTATAAGCTCGATTCACAAAGTGTGAATTGTCAAGGGGTTTATTTAGAACCTTGACAATCGATTGATTATCACAATATATGTGGATAACTCCTGTATACCCGACAAGTACTGGGTGAACTGAGTTCAATGTGAGGTAAACACTAAAGAGTTCCTTCTCAAATATTGTGTAGTTCTTTTCCAGCTGAAATTTCTGTGTTATCCATTGAGTCAAGTTTGAATTTGGGTTTCAATTGTATTTTGGTTAACAGAAATCTATTTGTAATTAAATATGTGACCAGTgatctattttatttttttctatgATAGTAGATCGAATTAATGGCCACGTCGCTATCgttaaaattgtttttcttttacggCGTTGTGTTTATGGATCCTCGTGAGGTTGGCACTTTATCGTTTTTGTGTCCTCATCAGAAGTAGAAACTAATTTCACCTCGGGTCATTTTCCGCCGGGTTATAATAACAAATTTCTTATTGGATGGCGACTAATTGCTGGTACAGTTATTCTGTTTTCCAGCGGTTACACGTACTGGTCGTGGcactttgaaaattttgggTCATTGCTTTAGTTTGTACAATATATCATAGGCTTCCGGCGGAGTCTAAGCCATATTTGGTTTGTGATCTCATCGCGGCcatgaaaaattttcactGTTGGGCATCAGCTTTGTGTCCGGTAAAACTTCCGACAATTTGCCGCATACCAATAGAAGTGTGTCTTCGGCGCCACGTACCGTACCGTGTAGTTTGGTAGAGTAAGTCCCACCTGTAAATAACAGGCTTATCGTCTGTTTGAGTACCATGATTCGGGTATATGTAATCCCAGGAGTGGTATCCCTTTGTAATAGCGTGGTCGGAGCATCTCTGGCTTGCCACAGACAGTACATATCTGCCTTAGTACCATGATTCGGGTATATGTAATCCCAGGAGTGGTATCCCTTTGTAATAGCGTGGTCGGAGCATCTCTGGCTTGCCACAGACAGTACATATCTGCCTTAGTACCATGATTCGGGTATATGTAATCCCAGGAGTGGTATCCCTTTGTAATAGCGTGGTCGGAGCTTCTTTGGCTTGCCACAGACAGTACATATCTGCCTTAGTACCATGATTCGGGTATATGTAATCCCAGGAGTGGTATCCCTTTGTAATAACGTGGTCGGAGCATCTCTGGCTTGCCACAGACAGTACATATCTGCCTTAGTACcaaattctttctttggtttatttatttctggtTTATGTGTACGTTCATGACCGTAACATATCCAGTTCGATAACTTCACCCAACATGACTCCAAATCATTTTGGGTTCTCACTTATCTATACACCACTCTCAATCTGCTACAGTGCAGGAATGGTCAATTTCCTGCTAGGGACCACCAACTTGTCACATAGCAACGTTACTCTTCGTAAGTGTGCGACTGCTGTGCACTAGAATTCGCTACCTTGCGAGCTAGTACCAGCGAATAGATTTATTGCAGAAGGAGTGCATTCCGATAAAGTGTTACTATGTCAGAATACACTATGATTATAGTAAAGCTCTTAAGTGTAAGGTGTAAGTTATCTCATACAAGTCGTAAGTGAAGACATTCGGGGGAGTCGTCACTCTTCCCGAATATTCACGGAATTGCGTTATAGTTGTTATGACCGTAAAATGTGTATTTTATCGATGTTTCTATATATTTGACTCAAGTCTAAGATGCGACTTTAGTCAGGTATTTATATTCTACTATTTACACTCAAGATGAGTGGAGTACCAGAAACTCCTAATTTTGAGTCTGGCACGCATTTCCACTTTGTGGAAATATGGGCACAATGCGCCTATCTTAGGTCGCAATGTGAcaccctctctctctctctctctctctctctctctctctctctctctctctctctctcttttcctctttctcttattacaaaaatatacatatgtaaATCACGTGAGTAAACTTATCTTTAAATTTGACAatgtagaaaaaaaaaatgaattaaTATTAACATTAAAGGTAAAAAGATATCAACTTATACGCAACAGTTTTGGCAACATACCTAAGAATTATCGTAAAATGAGAGGTGGAAGGATGAGAGATGAGAGGTGGAGGGGTGAAGGAGTAGAGGGGAAGCGGCATGGAAAAAACCGATACATGAATTACAAAAGTATAATAGTTTTAATTGCCTAGAAGGAATGTTTGAAGTAGAAATTAGATTATGACGAAACCTTTTACTCCAAAATTCTAAAATTGGAactattctctttttgttttttcttattttgtttgaaagaaagaaaacccTCCTTTCATCAATTTGTGTGAGTTATAGTTGACACAATACGCATATTAAATtgctctctttctttctttctttctttctctctctctctttggAAAAGAGGGAATACTTTACAAGCACAAACAAGTACGTTAGAAAACACAAAGATTAATCTAATGGGGCAAAGAATAGAGGAAAAGTGGAAAAgtggaaaagaagcaaaatgTATATCAATGAATTTGAGGAAGtaagaaaggaaaggaaaggaaaacaagtgaaccaacaaaaaaaaaagggttataaagaaaaaagaaaaaaggaaaaaaagagttgtATGTGCTTGTGTGTTTCTATGTGCAAGTCGCAtgtatattttatatttataggCCCGTGAGAACCGGGCAAAGGACTAAAGATgctgaattttttttttttttggatcaTAGTTTTCTCTTGTGGCAAATATAAACTTTACCAAGAACAGTCCCCCCCCACTCCCCCTAAAAACCTAAACGCTTATTTCCATCCACCTTGTAGCCttagttgttgtagaaAGTTTAgttttcttctattttgtATTCTATGTTTCATCTTCATGGAATGTTAATATAAACTTTTCTAAGATGCTCAAGGCGGACTAGCGAGTTCCCAAGTGTATGGTGCGCATGGGGGTTGGATTTGTACATGTGTATTTGTGTACATGGCATTTTGAATaagatgaagaaagaaagaaaaaaaaaataaaaaaaaatataaaagaggaaataaataaatgcatttcaaaaattccacaaaaacaaaaaagaaggaaaaagaaataaataaaaaaaaaaacagaaaagaaaaagaaaagaaaaagaaaagaaaagcacaATTCAAACCACAATCACACATAAAGTCATAGTCACATTTATAGTCACATCATTTGTtaatatttgtattttttatttttttttcatactAAAAAGTCTTgataatttttcatttaccACTTGTATCttccatttctttcttattaCTTGATGTAAATAGACTGGTTTACGGTGTTAGGAAGTTCAACAAGTGCTCCTCCTCCCCCAACTTAAAGCAAAAAGTCTTTCCACTATTCAACCTTTCTACCAATGAACTAAACCATCTGTGAACatatacttatatatatatatatatatatatacagacacagacagacaaacatacacacagacatacacatatatatacctaTATGTAAATACTTCCCCATAGTCAAGCTAAATAGATCCTACATTTCTCCCATTCAGTTTTCCACAACTTGTGCCTTTACAAGTCAGCTACAGACAACAGAATCTTATTCATTATAACCACCACCcattaccaccacaaccacattcaccacaaccacattcaccacaaccacattcaccacaaccacattCACCACAACCATCACCACGTTCACCGTCTTGTAAACATACCCAGGCTTATAGCTTTTACCCATGACACACGCAGATCATCACAATGTACACTCCGCTTGAATATATACTCACCATCATATCATTGCTCAATTTATGCACAGCAGGCGTAATCTATATGATTGACCGCAAACAAGGTGAAGCTACTATCAACTCTGGCAAATACTTCAAGAGTTTCAAGATTTGCATGACAATGTCCATCATGTTTGGTATTGCCTCCATGTGCATGATGATTACAAACTTAAAGCGGTGAAGGAGAGCAACCAAATGTAACAGGTACGAATGAATGATTGAACCCCTTTCCATTCTCCTACACAACTCACCACCAGAATATGGCGATGTTTTTCATATATCTATACAtacaaatcaacaaaaactGTATCTGCATATTTTGCATGAATCAAATTGCATGCTAATGGACTAGTGAGATTGCttagtttttgttttttttgttttttttgttgccaAATATgaggaaaataaagaagttGTTCATTCATAACGTTCATACATTGAGTCAACTATTCatgtatttatttatttatgtattcatttctttgtttattgttttcttttaatgTATCAAACCATCTGGTTAATAAATTGCTGTTTTCCTTACTAGTTTCTTTActtaattatttatttatttacttttttatttacttttattttacttattttttttcaatttctttacttATCTACATCGACTTATATGTGTATACCGCCTAATCTAGTTTGGCTCTTTTCTCCTCTGATTCATCCAAACCTTCTAGAACGTGTGGCACTTTTGGCAAGCCAGAACTTGTTGGCTTAACCAATGGTGTGGTCAAATCCGAATGAAATTCCTTAATGATGgaatcaacatcatcaatgtTTAATTGTCTCACATCACCCAATTTCTTGATTTTCTCGGTAACCTCCTTACACTGAGCATCAGTCAAGTGCAAATTCAATTGATCAACTCTCGACTTGATGGCATTCCATCCAGTTAATCTATTGGCGAAATGAATATACCTTGTGAGACCAAAGTCACTAGGGCTCAAAATCTCATATGTCGAGGGGTTGGCCAAAATAGCCTTGGCGTGAATACCCGCCTTGTGGGTGAATGCACAGAAACCTGTAATGGGGTTGTTAAATGGAATATTAACCTGGACGGCCTCAGCAATcaagttttccaaatccCTAATCTTGTGCACTTTGTATTTGGAAAGAACATAGTCACGATCAGCAGCAATCATTCTAGCCATAAGACCTCCCAAAGGTGTAATACCATTCCTTTCACCAATTCCCAACACACTAACATCAATCAACCTTGCACCACCCTCCAATGCAGTGTATGCGTTGGCAATGGCACACCCAGTGTCATTGTGGAAATGACATTCAATATCACAATTGACAACCGATTTCAAAGTACGCACCAATTCGTAAACTTGTCTTGGATTAGCACAACCAACGGTATCGGCAATACCAACTCTGTTGACTCCGATTTTGTCCACAGTACGGTAGATGTTCAAAAGATCCACCAAATCAGATCTGAAACTGTCTTCAGATGAAAAACGAATTTCAATACCTTTTGACTTGACAAATTCAATAACCTCAATAGCGCTTTGTGCGATATAGTTCATATCTTTACCGTGACTATATTGTCTCAAGAATTGTGATGTACCAATgacaacatcaacaccatcaaCACCGGTCTCCACGGCGACTCTAGCATCATCCATATGACATCTAATGTGGGTCAAGATCTTGGCTTTCAAGCCCAATTTACAGATGGCCTCACAATCTTTTCTACTTTGTTCAGAAGCAACAGGCGAAGTTAATTCAATATAGTCAACACCAAAATCATCCAAAGCTTTAGCAATCTTGATTTTAGTCTCAGTATCAAAGAAAGCGTTGGCAAATTGCTCACCTTCTCGTAACGTACTTTCAATCAACTGGAAATTACTAACATTGGACAAAAAGTCTGCTGGGTTGGGGCCATACGGATTCTGTTGCACGTTGTGGCTAAAGTTTTCGCTCACTGCTTTAAAACCGTTTGCTGACATTTGGTATGAGCTTGGACTTGGTGTGTTCTTTcagtttgttttgttctgttctaTTCTGTTTTGctatgttttgttttaatttgttttgatttgatttgttttgtttgggCCTGATGTGAGGTTGATGAGATGATTCTAATTGAGATTAGATAACAGTGAATTACATGTGACTTACTGTTCAATGTATTTCTCTTCCTATTTCTCTCTCCCCCCCCATTGAGGAAAgcgaaaaaacaaaaaattataaaaaaaatatacaaaaaaaaagaagaaacgaaaaataaagcagagcaaaaaaggaaagttTGGATGGTAGCACCTGCTACTACAGTTCTTGTTATAGCTGGGTGGCTTAGTTCTTCGTTGTGGTGTTCTCCGTTCAAATATCCAAGTATGGGTAATCTCCGAATGAAAATGCCCATGATAAACCATTCATCGTTTCACGATCCGTGTATTGTTTAGAGTACATTTTTtcatataaaaaaattaaaaaaaataatgatcgtccacttttacttttcaacTCTGACCAAGTCCTGGGTTTTGAAAACTATAAATAGGAGGTGAACCTACATGAATCGAATTGATTTGTCATCTGTATCCtccaaatttttctttgcctTTTCCAACAGCATCTAAAtcaatatttatttatttatttcttattCAAATATTA
It includes:
- a CDS encoding uncharacterized protein (MEROPS:MER0005238), which codes for MPDSAASSNQGTTLPTSTTIRKDEIDNPIFTLNTTPLTTYGSTNERGEQQSNSSARAVKSNTTAQQSQNDDGGNNGDNHDNDLVPKVFPEYEQENTDALDETQYDETRYDETRLLIPNAQRRLLPGNHENGENEDEDDNLSRIVKLAKRPSFILICCLGISALIILNLTFLPRTSLARDYRRWYGIHLTKSDVKRNFLRMTGIGKIHEHVSNEEHLDHWLQNFTEINSKAKYNMIHYNNPELLSYVESSFKKFGFHTEQHFYDINVPNPKAASVTLKDSHNSVLYRCDILEPGFKTPAFYAWGAAGNVSAPYVYVNHGSLKDYVRLLNQSITLKGKIFIFQNVIGGSSNITTEEKFALAEYYGAVGVLTYTDFSRSEFIDSSTNKIDYAISRGASSRIIKIPTIPISKALVQPILTRGKAKPNIEFADWEFFPEFDPEHNLQLQMEMEMQKQSYYIGDGEETDASTNEQGSTPQKLGIVVGTLKGIINDADIIIGARRDSLTSENPLSGHAIMLEIMRNFQKLVKQGWKPLRNIKFISWDASHLDLVGLKSYIDDSKAFKLKRPVLSYINIDGDAIMGSHFSIDANPLFNHILRKTSKYIPIPRNLTSSNTGRVERDISVIDSEMSNYEHNNEYNGRYNSGDEFRALFAADDGNDNVNDNVNDNDGDGDGDYDDDFNDDFTTLHHLWKKQDQLHINNNLGWPVSSSESGFFQQHLAAPVINVKFANDEKRDGGMYVPNSNFYSRKWLIEQSSDRRLHLHGALVKYVGLLAISLSEHEVADYHTHLYFKEIETYYKTLLTLEQEKISNTWADFIVPNYLIYRYSIFQDLDTDDPVTFKQIVDQFSELMNLTVYQSQIFDNWNDIVEDGLTRDYPWYRYYKKLQHFAQFKVSNYKLTHLERDLQLTDQDITYLSNKDPQSFSNRKELNFFDFKAIVNSLKDKAYYHYDSVIYGNPKFNVKEAESWYTNRTVKSTFTQLYEAIDNEDYELTVKWFVLIYEKLINIQYKMT
- the RSA3 gene encoding ribosome assembly protein 3; translation: MPIQDKPAKTVNRKLVGRRRKKRRTEDFSSSSESSSSSSSDNDSDEEKIQDKDNTEAVASQSLDHDMDIDINSDVEEDKKENSKVPDNLSIEQKKQLDAIPFTTTSVSRVTNTNTASALKTLPNVAETSRSIDSTKQELNSKFLKLMTKEFGNDLDELRQKPDFNGKSLATLAKVLQSGVNMFDFDTVQALVEEESKSTN
- the LYS21 gene encoding homocitrate synthase lys21; its protein translation is MSANGFKAVSENFSHNVQQNPYGPNPADFLSNVSNFQLIESTLREGEQFANAFFDTETKIKIAKALDDFGVDYIELTSPVASEQSRKDCEAICKLGLKAKILTHIRCHMDDARVAVETGVDGVDVVIGTSQFLRQYSHGKDMNYIAQSAIEVIEFVKSKGIEIRFSSEDSFRSDLVDLLNIYRTVDKIGVNRVGIADTVGCANPRQVYELVRTLKSVVNCDIECHFHNDTGCAIANAYTALEGGARLIDVSVLGIGERNGITPLGGLMARMIAADRDYVLSKYKVHKIRDLENLIAEAVQVNIPFNNPITGFCAFTHKAGIHAKAILANPSTYEILSPSDFGLTRYIHFANRLTGWNAIKSRVDQLNLHLTDAQCKEVTEKIKKLGDVRQLNIDDVDSIIKEFHSDLTTPLVKPTSSGLPKVPHVLEGLDESEEKRAKLD